One stretch of Marinitoga litoralis DNA includes these proteins:
- the fliE gene encoding flagellar hook-basal body complex protein FliE, whose amino-acid sequence MIEKIPGVSGINGINDIARTQKSNQTSSKNLNFADILRNALDDVNKTQKISEQMSADYAAGKIDNIHNVIISAEKASLSLKLTTEVTNKIVSAYKEIMNMQI is encoded by the coding sequence ATGATAGAGAAAATCCCAGGAGTATCAGGAATAAATGGAATTAATGATATAGCAAGGACGCAAAAAAGTAATCAAACATCATCTAAAAACTTAAATTTCGCTGATATTTTGCGAAATGCATTAGATGATGTGAATAAAACTCAAAAAATTTCCGAACAAATGAGCGCAGATTATGCTGCAGGTAAAATCGATAACATTCACAACGTTATCATTTCAGCAGAAAAAGCTTCTCTTTCATTAAAGTTAACTACAGAAGTAACAAATAAAATTGTATCAGCATATAAAGAAATTATGAATATGCAAATCTAA
- the flgB gene encoding flagellar basal body rod protein FlgB → MFAKDLYMNIIPKALDAVETRQKIYSHNIANYNTPGYKRKDVSFEEELRKALGDSDEIKLKSSNEKHIKNIPSINEVNYNIVEDNSRSAREDGNNVDIDIEMVKMMENTLQYNALTRLINYRLSDYKTVIGGIR, encoded by the coding sequence TTGTTTGCAAAAGATTTATATATGAATATTATACCAAAAGCCTTAGATGCTGTTGAAACTAGACAAAAAATATATTCACATAATATAGCTAATTATAACACACCTGGTTACAAAAGGAAAGATGTTTCTTTTGAAGAAGAATTAAGAAAAGCGTTAGGAGATTCCGATGAAATTAAGCTTAAATCCAGCAATGAAAAACATATAAAAAATATTCCATCTATTAATGAAGTGAATTATAATATAGTTGAAGATAATTCAAGATCTGCGAGAGAAGATGGCAATAATGTTGATATTGATATAGAAATGGTTAAAATGATGGAAAACACTCTTCAATATAACGCTTTAACAAGACTTATTAATTATAGATTATCTGATTATAAAACGGTTATAGGAGGAATTAGATAA
- a CDS encoding type II toxin-antitoxin system Phd/YefM family antitoxin: MDIENLKFYSVAEAKSKFSFVTEESKNKFVIITKNGKPEFVLLGFDKFKKLMSFIDEIRDLYLMEIGEPSKYNEVKDIFKEIENLE; the protein is encoded by the coding sequence ATGGATATAGAAAATTTAAAGTTCTATAGTGTTGCAGAAGCAAAATCTAAATTTTCTTTTGTTACAGAAGAATCCAAAAATAAGTTTGTTATAATTACAAAAAATGGAAAACCTGAATTTGTTTTATTAGGATTTGATAAATTTAAAAAATTAATGTCTTTTATAGATGAAATTAGAGATTTGTATTTAATGGAAATTGGAGAACCTAGCAAATATAATGAAGTTAAGGATATTTTTAAAGAAATTGAGAATTTAGAATAA
- a CDS encoding cupin domain-containing protein: protein MLNNDPEVKIIHDPTEDLLENLNVKSWPIWEKEISTFDWYYDETEVCYILEGEVLVHTKNSEYLIKKGDLVKFKKGLSCKWEIKKDIKKHYNFGIEI from the coding sequence ATGTTAAACAATGATCCAGAAGTAAAAATTATACATGACCCTACTGAAGATTTATTGGAAAATCTTAATGTCAAAAGCTGGCCTATTTGGGAAAAAGAAATTTCTACCTTTGATTGGTATTATGATGAAACTGAAGTTTGTTATATATTAGAAGGAGAAGTATTGGTTCATACAAAAAATAGCGAATATTTAATTAAAAAAGGTGATTTAGTAAAATTCAAAAAAGGTTTATCCTGTAAATGGGAAATAAAAAAAGATATTAAAAAACATTATAATTTTGGTATAGAAATATAA
- a CDS encoding ABC transporter ATP-binding protein, translating to MAQVVLENIDKIYPNGFHAVKNASFTIEDKEFCVLLGPSGCGKTTTLRMIAGLEEISNGRLLIDGKVVNDVEPKDRDIAFVFQNYALYPHMTVYDNMAFGLKLRKFPKEEIDQRVKNAAQILDIAHLLDRKPKQLSGGQRQRVAVGRAIVRDPKVFLFDEPLSNLDAKLRVQMRSELKKLHHRLNATIVYVTHDQVEAMTMADKIVIMKDGVIQQIGSPFDVYFKPTNKFVAGFIGTPPMNFLDAKIVRENGLWVVAKDLKVKVPQKFEDKLESYIDKDVIFGIRPENIHDKSIYKGEHTDDVVKGTVDVAEPLGSETLLHVTIGGQYLVAKVDPTTTAKEDMDVELILEMETMHIFDKETELAII from the coding sequence ATGGCACAAGTTGTATTGGAAAATATTGATAAAATTTACCCTAATGGATTTCATGCTGTTAAAAATGCAAGTTTTACAATTGAAGATAAGGAATTCTGTGTTTTATTAGGTCCATCAGGTTGTGGTAAAACTACAACATTAAGAATGATTGCTGGATTAGAAGAAATTTCAAATGGAAGATTACTTATTGATGGTAAAGTAGTTAATGATGTTGAACCAAAAGATAGGGATATTGCATTCGTTTTCCAAAACTATGCTTTATACCCACATATGACAGTATATGATAATATGGCTTTCGGTTTAAAATTAAGAAAATTCCCTAAAGAAGAAATTGATCAAAGAGTTAAAAATGCTGCTCAAATCTTAGATATAGCACACTTATTAGATAGAAAACCTAAACAATTATCAGGTGGTCAAAGACAAAGGGTTGCTGTTGGAAGAGCTATAGTTAGGGATCCTAAAGTTTTCTTATTTGACGAACCATTATCAAACTTAGATGCTAAATTAAGGGTTCAAATGAGATCTGAATTAAAGAAATTACATCATAGATTAAATGCTACAATTGTATATGTTACACACGACCAAGTTGAAGCTATGACAATGGCTGATAAAATTGTTATAATGAAAGATGGAGTTATTCAACAAATTGGTTCTCCATTTGATGTATACTTCAAACCAACAAATAAATTTGTAGCAGGATTTATTGGAACTCCTCCAATGAACTTCTTAGATGCAAAAATTGTTAGAGAAAATGGTTTATGGGTTGTTGCAAAAGATCTAAAAGTTAAAGTACCTCAAAAATTCGAAGATAAATTAGAATCATACATTGATAAGGATGTAATTTTTGGTATAAGACCTGAAAATATTCACGATAAATCAATTTATAAGGGCGAACACACTGATGATGTTGTTAAAGGTACTGTTGATGTAGCTGAACCTTTAGGTAGTGAAACATTATTACATGTAACAATTGGAGGCCAATATTTAGTTGCTAAAGTTGATCCTACAACTACTGCAAAAGAAGATATGGATGTTGAATTGATATTAGAAATGGAAACAATGCACATATTTGATAAAGAAACAGAATTAGCTATAATTTAA
- a CDS encoding polysaccharide pyruvyl transferase family protein: MKKIFIIGYYGYNNIGDEMLFESILEIFKELEFSGNIYIISDKINQKEKYNFKIINIEKYDFPKIINTIKESDIVIYGGGNLFQTETSLRSFIYYETLFGLAKRYKKNILFLSQGFGHFKHKYAIKKMKKILKYENLHGILRDKTSYIYAKRFTDNFQLGTDIGVLKYKNKQFEKNINYGQITLVIKNRKNWDSLIYILKQSGINRIVPVAFNKSQDSIYAYEFYENYKNKIDLSFPIYDEEKIIDEYIKSEYVISDRLHGGILALYLKIPVIMYRNQKNYRVFTTIDENYNLFYRNEEDLIFKIASLPNYSFDNIFEKYGNKFHESYQKTLNLIKTFL, translated from the coding sequence ATGAAAAAAATATTTATTATCGGGTATTATGGATATAATAATATAGGTGATGAAATGCTTTTTGAATCGATATTAGAAATATTTAAGGAATTAGAGTTTTCTGGTAATATATATATAATTTCAGATAAAATTAACCAAAAAGAAAAATATAATTTCAAAATTATAAATATAGAAAAATATGATTTTCCAAAAATAATAAATACAATTAAAGAAAGCGATATTGTTATATATGGTGGAGGAAATCTTTTTCAAACAGAAACTTCTTTAAGAAGTTTTATATATTACGAAACATTATTTGGCTTAGCAAAAAGGTATAAAAAAAATATATTATTTTTATCTCAAGGATTTGGTCATTTCAAACACAAATACGCAATAAAAAAAATGAAGAAAATTTTAAAATATGAAAATTTACATGGAATATTAAGGGATAAAACAAGCTATATTTATGCTAAAAGATTTACAGATAATTTTCAATTAGGTACTGATATTGGTGTATTAAAATATAAAAATAAACAATTTGAAAAGAATATTAATTATGGTCAAATAACATTAGTGATTAAAAATAGAAAAAACTGGGATAGTTTAATATATATATTAAAACAGTCTGGAATAAATAGAATTGTTCCAGTAGCATTTAATAAATCTCAGGATTCAATATATGCTTATGAATTCTATGAAAATTATAAGAATAAAATTGATTTATCCTTTCCAATATATGATGAAGAAAAAATAATAGATGAATATATAAAATCTGAATACGTTATTTCTGATAGATTGCATGGGGGTATATTAGCTTTATATTTAAAAATACCAGTAATAATGTATAGAAATCAAAAAAATTATAGAGTTTTTACAACTATAGATGAAAATTATAATTTATTCTATAGAAACGAAGAAGATTTAATATTTAAGATAGCTAGTTTGCCAAATTATTCTTTTGATAATATATTTGAGAAATATGGAAATAAATTTCATGAATCATATCAAAAAACACTTAATTTAATTAAAACCTTCTTATAA
- the flgC gene encoding flagellar basal body rod protein FlgC translates to MNINSFRIMDIAASGMTAERFRSEVISNNLANANTTRTENGDPYRRKVVTFKEVLNKEVNSNDEQLSGVRVSTIEEDDSPFRLVYDPSHPDANEDGYVKYPNVNVLREMVDLISAQRAYEANVAVVNSAKTMFNSALSIGRGA, encoded by the coding sequence ATGAATATCAATTCTTTTAGAATAATGGATATTGCTGCAAGCGGAATGACAGCAGAAAGATTTAGATCAGAAGTTATTTCTAATAACTTAGCTAATGCAAATACTACTAGAACTGAAAATGGAGACCCATATAGAAGGAAAGTTGTTACTTTTAAAGAAGTATTAAATAAGGAAGTTAATTCAAATGATGAACAATTATCAGGAGTTAGAGTCTCAACTATTGAAGAGGATGACAGTCCTTTTAGATTAGTATATGATCCATCTCATCCAGATGCTAATGAAGATGGTTATGTAAAATACCCCAACGTTAATGTTCTAAGGGAAATGGTCGATTTAATTAGTGCTCAAAGGGCATATGAAGCTAATGTAGCTGTTGTAAATTCTGCAAAAACAATGTTTAATTCAGCTTTATCTATAGGTCGTGGAGCTTAG